CCCGGTGGACTGCGCCACGGATCACCGCGTCGAGACCACGTTCGTCGGCACGTTCACCGGTGATCCGGCGAACGCCGGGAAGCCGCCGGCCCGCGACTCGGACCCGGCCCGCGCCGCGTTCGCCGAGTGCGACAAGCAGTCGGCCACGTACCTCGGCGCGGACTGGCGGCTCGGGCGGCTCTCGCTCGGTCTCGCGTTCCCGTCCGACCAGGCGTGGACCGGTGGCGCCCGGTGGTACCGCTGCGACGTGACCGAGAAGACGAACGTCGAGGAGAACGGCACCACCGTGGCCCGCAAGGGCACGGTCAAGGACGGTCTCAAGGCGGTGGACGCGCCGCTGCGGCTCGGCTGCTACACGCTGGACGTGCAGAGCACGCTGGAGATCAGCAAGATGGTCGCGACCGACTGCGCCAAGGAGCACAACGGCGAGTTCGTCGGCGTCTGGCAGGCACCGGCCAACCAGAAGTACCCGCAGGTCACCGACGTCGCGGCGTGGCAGGCGTTCTACAACAACTGCCGGCAGAAGATCGCGGAGTACGTGCGGGTGCCGAAGGACGACGACCTCGCGGCCCGCAGCGGTGTCGCACCGGTGCTGGCGAACGAGGCCGACTGGAAGACCGGTGACCGTGGCGCCCGCTGCTACGTCTGGCTCCAGGACATCAAAATCAACAAGTCGCTGCGCGCGGCCGGCCCGAACGCACTCCCGATCACGGACTGAGCCGGTGCGGGTACGCGATTAGCCCCACTTTTCGCCGGCCGCGCTCCCCAAAGGGTGGGCAGGTCGAGTTGACTGGAGGGATGCGTCCACTCGATCTTCCGGCCCTGCCGACGCGTCTCGCCGCCCCGGCGCCGGGCTGGACCGAGACCACCGACGTCATCGTCGTGGGCTCCGGTATCGCCGGGCTTACCGCCGCGTTGCATCTTCGCGAAGGCGGACTGCACGTCACCGTGGTCACCAAGGTCAACATCGACGACGGGTCGACCCGGTGGGCGCAGGGCGGGATCGCCGCGGTGCTGGACCCGCTGGACTCGCCGGCCGCGCACGCCTACGACACCGAGGTCGCCGGCGTCGGCCTGTGCGACGCCGACGCGGTCCGGGTGCTGGTCGAGGAGGGCCCGGCCCGGGTCCGGGAGCTGATCCGCACCGGCGCCGAGTTCGACCGTCACGCGGACGGTTCGCTGATGCTGACCCGCGAGGGCGGCCACCGCGCGAACCGGATCGTGCACGCGGGCGGCGACGCCACCGGCGCGGAGGTGCAGCGCGCGCTGCACGCCGCGGTCGGCCGCGACCCGTGGATCCGGATGGTCGAGCACGCGCTGGTCCTGGACCTGCTCACCGACGAGACCGGCAGGGCCTGCGGCATCACGCTGCACGTGCTCGGCGAGGGCACGGAGGACGGCGTCGGCGCGATCCTCAGCCGCGCCGTGGTGCTGGCCACCGGCGGCATGGGCCAGATCTACGCGTCGACCACGAACCCGTCCGTCTCCACCGGTGACGGCGTGGCGCTCGCGCTGCGGGCCGGCGCCGCGGTCACGGACGTCGAGTTCGTCCAGTTCCACCCCACGTCGTTCGTCTCCGGCGCGGTCAGTTCGGTGCAGCGACCGCTGATCAGCGAGGCGCTGCGCGGCGAGGGCGCGCACCTGGTGGACGGCGACGGCAAGCGGTTCATGGTGGGCCAGCACGAGCTGGCCGAGCTGGCACCGCGGGACGTGGTGGCCAAGGGCATCCACCGGGTGCTGCTGTCCGAGGGCTCCGACCACGTCTACCTGGACGCGCGCCACCTCGGCAAGGACTTCCTGGAGCACCGCTTCCCGACCATCCTGGCGTCGTGCCGCGCGGCCGGGGTGGACCCGGTGACCGACCTGATCCCGGTCGCGCCGGCCGCGCACTACGCCTCCGGCGGCGTCCGCACCGACCTGCACGGCCGCACCAGCATCCCCGGCCTGTACGCGTGCGGCGAGGTCGCCTGCACCGGCGTGCACGGCGCGAACCGGCTGGCCAGCAACTCGCTGCTGGAGGGCCTGGTCTTCTCCCGCCGGATCGCCGACGACATCCGCCGGGACCTGCCGCCGCAGGCCGAGCCGGTGCTGCACGACGCCAGCGCGCAGTGGGTGGTCGACGAGGCCGCGCGCCCGGATCTCCAGCGTGCGATGAGCCGGGGCGCGGGCGTGCTGCGTTCGGCCGGTTCACTGGTCGGCACGGCCGCCGCGCTCACCGCCACGGCCGGCCGCCGGGGCACGCCGCGCACCGCGAGCTGGGAGGCGACCAACCTGCTGACCGTGGCGACCGCGCTGGCCGGCGCGGCTTACGCCCGTCAGGAGACCCGCGGCTGCCACTGGCGGGAGGATTTCGGCACGGCGGAGGACGAGTGGCGCGGCCACCTGGTCACCGCGCTGGCCGAGGACGGAACACCCACCCACAGCTGGGAGCCCATCGCATGACCCTGTCGGAGAAGACGCAGCAGGCGCTGGACGAGGCCGGGCTGCCGGTCGCGGAGATCGAGCGGATCGTCCGGACCGCGCTGGAGGAGGACCTCGGGCCGGAGCACCGCGACGTGACCAGCGAGTCCACCATCCCGGCCGACCAGACGGACACGGCCGACCTGGTCGCGCGCGCGGGCGGCGTGGTGGCCGGGCTCGCGGTGGCCGCGGCCGTCTTCGAGCTCTCCTCCGGCCGTACCGTCGAGGTGGTCCTGACCGGCCGGGACGGCACGCGGGTGCGGCGGGGCGACGTGCTGGCCACCGTCACCGGACCGACCCGGGCGCTGCTGACCGCGGAGCGGACCGCGCTGAACCTGCTGTGCCGGGCGTCCGGCGTGGCCACGCACACGCGCGCCTGGGCGGACGAGCTGGCCGGCACGAAGGCGACCGTGCTGGACACCCGGAAGACCACGCCGGGCCTGCGGGTGCTGGAGAAGTACGCGGTGCGGGCCGGCGGCGGCACGAACAAGCGGATGGGCCTGTACGACGTCGCGATGATCAAGGACAACCACAAGCTCGCGGCCGGCGGCCTGACCGCGGCCTACCGACGGGTCCGGGAGACGTTCCCGGACGTGCCGGTGCAGGTGGAGGTGACCACGGTCGCGGAGGCGGTCGAGTCGGTGGAGGCCGGCGCGGACTTCCTGCTCTGCGACAACATGGGCCCGGATCTGCTGCGCGAGGTGGTGGCCGCGGTCGGCGACCGGGCCGAGCTGGAGGCGACCGGCGGCCTGACGCTGGCCGTGGCGGCCGAGTACGGCGCGACCGGCGTGGACTACCTCTCGGTCGGCGGGCTGACCCACTCGTCGCCGATCCTGGACATCGCCATGGACCTGCGGCCGCGCTAGATCGCCTGGTCGATAGGCTGCCACCGTGCTGCTCTGCATCGACATCGGGAACACGAACACCGTCCTGGCCACGTTCGACGGTGACCAGCTCCGGCACTCCTGGCGGGTGAAGACCGACGCCCGCTCCACCGCGGACGAGCTCGGGCTGATGTTCCGCGGGCTGCTGGCCGGCGACGCCGTGGAGATCACCGGGGTGGCGGCCTGCTCGACCGTGCCGGCCGCCCTCCGGAACCTCCGGACGATGCTGGCCAAGTACTACGCGTCGGTCCCGAACGTGATCGTGGAGCCGGGCGTGCGGACCGGGGTGCAGCTGGCGATCGACAACCCCAAGGAGGTCGGCTCGGACCGCGTGGTCAACACGCTGGCCGCGCACAGCCTCTACGGCGGCCCGTCCATCGTGGTCGACTTCGGCACCACCACGAACTTCGACGTGATCAGCGCACGTGGTGAGTTCCTCGGTGGTGCGTTCGCGCCCGGCATCGAGATCTCGTTCGACGCGCTCGCGGCCCGTGCCGCGCAGCTGCGCAAGGTGGAGGCCACCAAGCCGCGCTCGGTGATCGGGAAGAACACCGTGGAGTGCCTGCAGTCCGGCCTCTACTTCGGCTTCGCCGGCCAGGTGGACCGCATCGTGGAGCGGATGATCGAGGAGATCGGCGAGGTCAAGGCCGTGATCGCGACCGGTGGGCTGGCATCGCTGGTGGTCGGCGAGTGCCGGACGATCACACACCATGAACCCATGATCACGTTGATCGGTCTGCGCATGGTGTACGAGCGCAACGTCTAATTCGAATTAGGGGTCGCGCGCCCGGCGGGGCGAGTTGATATTCGGTCGGCACCATTCCGTGACGGACAGCAATCCACCGGACACGCAACCGCCGCGAATCGGTGGCGGCCTT
This genomic window from Catenuloplanes niger contains:
- a CDS encoding L-aspartate oxidase; its protein translation is MRPLDLPALPTRLAAPAPGWTETTDVIVVGSGIAGLTAALHLREGGLHVTVVTKVNIDDGSTRWAQGGIAAVLDPLDSPAAHAYDTEVAGVGLCDADAVRVLVEEGPARVRELIRTGAEFDRHADGSLMLTREGGHRANRIVHAGGDATGAEVQRALHAAVGRDPWIRMVEHALVLDLLTDETGRACGITLHVLGEGTEDGVGAILSRAVVLATGGMGQIYASTTNPSVSTGDGVALALRAGAAVTDVEFVQFHPTSFVSGAVSSVQRPLISEALRGEGAHLVDGDGKRFMVGQHELAELAPRDVVAKGIHRVLLSEGSDHVYLDARHLGKDFLEHRFPTILASCRAAGVDPVTDLIPVAPAAHYASGGVRTDLHGRTSIPGLYACGEVACTGVHGANRLASNSLLEGLVFSRRIADDIRRDLPPQAEPVLHDASAQWVVDEAARPDLQRAMSRGAGVLRSAGSLVGTAAALTATAGRRGTPRTASWEATNLLTVATALAGAAYARQETRGCHWREDFGTAEDEWRGHLVTALAEDGTPTHSWEPIA
- the nadC gene encoding carboxylating nicotinate-nucleotide diphosphorylase; its protein translation is MSEKTQQALDEAGLPVAEIERIVRTALEEDLGPEHRDVTSESTIPADQTDTADLVARAGGVVAGLAVAAAVFELSSGRTVEVVLTGRDGTRVRRGDVLATVTGPTRALLTAERTALNLLCRASGVATHTRAWADELAGTKATVLDTRKTTPGLRVLEKYAVRAGGGTNKRMGLYDVAMIKDNHKLAAGGLTAAYRRVRETFPDVPVQVEVTTVAEAVESVEAGADFLLCDNMGPDLLREVVAAVGDRAELEATGGLTLAVAAEYGATGVDYLSVGGLTHSSPILDIAMDLRPR
- a CDS encoding type III pantothenate kinase → MLLCIDIGNTNTVLATFDGDQLRHSWRVKTDARSTADELGLMFRGLLAGDAVEITGVAACSTVPAALRNLRTMLAKYYASVPNVIVEPGVRTGVQLAIDNPKEVGSDRVVNTLAAHSLYGGPSIVVDFGTTTNFDVISARGEFLGGAFAPGIEISFDALAARAAQLRKVEATKPRSVIGKNTVECLQSGLYFGFAGQVDRIVERMIEEIGEVKAVIATGGLASLVVGECRTITHHEPMITLIGLRMVYERNV
- a CDS encoding septum formation family protein; the protein is MRRSVAALALGALMTAGLAGCGMPEGVDGELTDDWAGLPEPKSFVPAAGVCYSTDFAPIALRALSTPVDCATDHRVETTFVGTFTGDPANAGKPPARDSDPARAAFAECDKQSATYLGADWRLGRLSLGLAFPSDQAWTGGARWYRCDVTEKTNVEENGTTVARKGTVKDGLKAVDAPLRLGCYTLDVQSTLEISKMVATDCAKEHNGEFVGVWQAPANQKYPQVTDVAAWQAFYNNCRQKIAEYVRVPKDDDLAARSGVAPVLANEADWKTGDRGARCYVWLQDIKINKSLRAAGPNALPITD